In Haloplanus rubicundus, one DNA window encodes the following:
- a CDS encoding sensor histidine kinase: MADERDGHVSDATLERVLDRMTDGVFGLDTDWQFTYLNETARAIISDAAGESFTVDELRGRSLWELVPEATGTTFESKYREAMRTGEQVSFDARYEPLDAWLEVRAYPSETGLSVCFRDITERRRRHDRIVTRETVLREIYEAIAARESSFEDRVDDLLRIGQRVLDTSHGTLSRVRGDEYVFEVVRSPGDLSAGDTVDLSVTNCERVVLTEETLVLANLAEEASELAERAGNRELGINCYLGTPVVVDDEVYGTFCFYDTDARTESFSDWEVTLVDLMGRWVSVALERELTEDRLRHQNERLEKFATLVSHDLRNPLNVAEGWLEMVNEECDSEAISHITDSHERMRAIVDDLLLLARAGRTVDDPVDLDVAAVAADAWSQVETANATLTVDIDAEIGGDRSRIQQLFENLFRNCVEHGSTDSRPEADDSVEHGVTDDAPTLSITVGPLPDGFYVADDGVGIPESEREHVLEFGYTTAEDGTGIGLGIVEDIATAHGWTVTVTESEAGGARFEFTNVS; encoded by the coding sequence ATGGCTGACGAACGCGACGGTCACGTCTCCGATGCGACCCTCGAACGGGTTCTGGATCGGATGACCGACGGGGTCTTCGGTCTCGACACCGACTGGCAGTTCACGTACCTGAACGAGACGGCTCGCGCCATCATCTCTGACGCGGCCGGCGAGTCGTTCACCGTCGACGAACTCCGCGGGCGGAGCCTCTGGGAACTCGTCCCCGAGGCGACCGGCACGACGTTCGAGTCGAAGTATCGCGAGGCGATGCGGACCGGGGAGCAAGTCTCGTTCGACGCACGCTACGAGCCACTCGACGCGTGGTTGGAGGTTCGGGCGTATCCCTCCGAGACGGGGCTCTCGGTCTGCTTCCGCGACATCACCGAACGCCGCCGCCGTCACGACCGGATCGTGACCCGTGAGACGGTCCTCCGCGAGATATACGAGGCCATTGCCGCCCGGGAGTCGTCCTTCGAGGATCGGGTCGACGACCTCCTGCGCATCGGCCAGCGTGTCCTCGATACGTCCCACGGGACGCTGTCCCGCGTCCGGGGCGACGAGTACGTCTTCGAGGTGGTTCGATCCCCCGGCGACCTGTCGGCGGGTGACACCGTCGACCTGTCGGTGACGAACTGCGAGCGGGTCGTCCTCACCGAGGAGACGCTCGTCCTCGCGAACCTCGCCGAGGAAGCCTCCGAACTCGCCGAGCGGGCCGGGAATCGGGAGCTTGGGATCAATTGCTATCTCGGCACGCCGGTCGTCGTCGACGACGAGGTGTACGGGACGTTTTGCTTCTACGACACGGACGCACGGACCGAGTCGTTCTCGGACTGGGAGGTCACGCTCGTCGACCTGATGGGTCGATGGGTGAGCGTCGCACTCGAACGGGAACTGACCGAGGACCGCCTCCGCCACCAGAACGAGCGACTGGAGAAGTTCGCGACGCTCGTCTCCCACGACCTTCGGAACCCCCTCAACGTCGCCGAGGGGTGGCTCGAGATGGTGAACGAGGAGTGTGACAGCGAGGCAATCTCACACATCACGGACTCCCACGAACGGATGCGGGCCATCGTCGACGACCTCCTGTTGCTCGCGCGGGCCGGTCGGACCGTCGACGATCCCGTCGACCTCGACGTGGCCGCCGTCGCGGCCGACGCCTGGTCGCAGGTCGAGACGGCGAACGCCACGCTGACGGTCGATATCGACGCCGAAATCGGCGGCGACCGCTCCCGCATCCAGCAGTTGTTCGAGAACCTGTTTCGGAATTGTGTGGAGCATGGCTCCACTGACAGTCGGCCGGAGGCCGACGATAGCGTGGAACACGGCGTCACGGACGACGCGCCCACCCTCTCGATCACGGTCGGCCCACTCCCCGACGGCTTCTACGTCGCGGACGACGGCGTCGGTATCCCCGAGTCGGAACGCGAACACGTCCTCGAGTTCGGCTACACGACGGCCGAGGACGGGACGGGCATCGGACTCGGCATCGTCGAAGACATCGCGACGGCCCACGGCTGGACCGTGACGGTCACCGAGAGCGAGGCGGGGGGCGCCCGCTTCGAGTTCACGAACGTCTCCTGA
- a CDS encoding ribbon-helix-helix domain-containing protein gives MYKWMVMTRKVNFRLPDELVEKADVAAEVSHKNRTEIIKEALQQYLQEVEDDEKFKEAVVELYLDDEIGFETLKQFIGRQDAESVRASKALLVQGEDLADELAGL, from the coding sequence ATGTACAAGTGGATGGTAATGACGCGAAAAGTCAACTTCAGGCTGCCGGACGAACTGGTCGAGAAAGCGGACGTAGCGGCCGAAGTCTCGCACAAGAACCGCACAGAGATAATTAAAGAAGCGCTCCAGCAGTACCTCCAGGAAGTCGAAGACGACGAGAAGTTCAAAGAAGCGGTCGTCGAACTCTACCTCGACGACGAAATCGGATTCGAGACCTTGAAACAGTTCATCGGCCGGCAGGACGCCGAAAGCGTTCGGGCCTCCAAAGCACTACTCGTACAGGGCGAAGACTTGGCCGACGAACTCGCCGGACTCTGA
- a CDS encoding putative RNA uridine N3 methyltransferase — protein sequence MTFSVLVPSSLVREAEDKREATRKLGYVARAATVFRTDRLIVFPDGEGERRWGGGFVETVLRYAATPPYLKTEVWGTRDELEYAGVLPPLRVSSRTGSGPERPGSLQEGIVTEVGSDGRVRVNCGLQHPISLLLPDGMEVSEGERVAIRISSREPVRARIVDEPLPGFEIQRADLPEVLARPDAGARIATSVHGTELSVGRLTELVGRIDDAGDLTVAFGAPGRGLPAILDVAVEDVAAAGGEGVEPDDPGFDLWLNTIPRQGSETVRTEEAMFASLAPLTLTE from the coding sequence ATGACGTTCAGCGTGCTCGTGCCGTCTTCCCTCGTCCGGGAAGCCGAGGACAAACGCGAGGCAACTCGCAAACTCGGTTACGTCGCCCGCGCGGCGACGGTGTTTCGGACGGATCGGCTGATCGTCTTCCCCGACGGGGAAGGCGAGCGCCGATGGGGAGGCGGGTTCGTCGAGACGGTCCTGCGGTACGCCGCGACGCCCCCGTACCTCAAAACCGAGGTGTGGGGGACGCGGGACGAACTGGAGTACGCCGGCGTGTTGCCGCCCCTTCGCGTCTCGTCGCGGACCGGCTCCGGACCTGAGCGTCCGGGGTCGTTACAAGAGGGAATCGTGACCGAGGTCGGATCTGACGGCCGCGTCCGGGTCAATTGCGGACTGCAACACCCGATCTCCCTCCTCCTCCCCGACGGGATGGAGGTGTCCGAAGGAGAGCGCGTCGCCATCAGGATCTCTTCGAGAGAGCCGGTCCGCGCACGGATCGTCGACGAACCCTTGCCTGGGTTCGAGATCCAGCGTGCGGACCTGCCGGAAGTGCTGGCCCGGCCCGACGCCGGGGCTCGGATCGCCACGTCCGTTCACGGAACGGAACTGTCGGTCGGTCGCCTGACCGAACTGGTCGGGCGGATCGACGACGCGGGCGATCTGACGGTCGCCTTCGGGGCGCCCGGGCGCGGTCTTCCGGCCATCCTCGACGTGGCTGTCGAGGACGTAGCCGCCGCCGGCGGTGAGGGCGTCGAACCCGACGATCCGGGGTTCGACCTCTGGCTGAATACGATTCCGCGACAGGGAAGCGAGACGGTGCGAACCGAGGAAGCGATGTTCGCGTCGCTCGCGCCCCTGACACTCACGGAGTAA
- a CDS encoding 50S ribosomal protein L3: MPQPSRPRKGSMGFGPRQRAASEVPRIRSWPDDDGAPALQGFAGYKAGMTHVVMVNDEANSPREGMEESVPVTVVETPPMRAVALRAYEDTSYGLKPATEVWTDEFHPELDRTLDLPADNSFEADADALREAVESGEVDDLRMITHTVPSELANVPKKKPDVMETRVGGGSLDERLDFALDLLSEGGEHAMSDVFRAGEYMDASGITKGKGTQGPVKRWGVQKRKGKHARQGWRRRIGNLGPWNPSRVRSTVPQQGQTGYHQRTELNKRLVDIGEGDEASVDGGFVNYGEVDGPYALVKGSLPGPDQRLLRFRPAVRPNDQPRLDPEVRYVSTASNQG; encoded by the coding sequence ATGCCACAACCAAGCAGACCACGAAAAGGCTCGATGGGCTTCGGCCCGCGCCAGCGCGCGGCTAGCGAAGTCCCGCGTATTCGCTCGTGGCCCGACGACGACGGCGCACCCGCGCTGCAGGGCTTCGCCGGCTACAAAGCCGGCATGACCCACGTCGTCATGGTCAACGACGAGGCCAACTCCCCCCGCGAAGGGATGGAGGAGTCGGTCCCGGTGACCGTCGTCGAGACGCCGCCGATGCGCGCCGTTGCCCTGCGAGCCTACGAAGACACGTCGTACGGACTGAAGCCGGCAACCGAAGTGTGGACCGACGAGTTCCACCCCGAACTCGACCGCACGCTCGACCTGCCGGCGGACAACAGCTTCGAGGCGGACGCCGACGCGCTCCGCGAGGCCGTCGAGAGCGGCGAGGTCGACGACCTGCGGATGATCACCCACACGGTGCCGAGCGAGTTGGCGAACGTCCCGAAGAAAAAGCCCGACGTGATGGAGACGCGCGTCGGCGGTGGCTCGCTCGACGAGCGCCTCGACTTCGCGCTCGACCTCCTCTCGGAGGGCGGGGAACACGCCATGTCGGACGTGTTCCGCGCGGGCGAGTACATGGACGCGAGCGGCATCACGAAAGGCAAGGGCACCCAGGGCCCCGTCAAGCGCTGGGGCGTCCAGAAGCGGAAGGGCAAGCACGCCCGGCAGGGCTGGCGGCGACGCATCGGGAACCTCGGGCCGTGGAACCCGTCCCGCGTGCGCTCGACCGTCCCCCAGCAGGGCCAGACGGGCTACCACCAGCGGACGGAGCTCAACAAGCGCCTCGTCGACATCGGTGAGGGCGACGAAGCGTCCGTCGACGGCGGCTTCGTCAACTACGGCGAGGTCGACGGGCCGTACGCGCTCGTCAAGGGCTCGCTGCCCGGGCCGGACCAGCGCCTCCTGCGCTTCCGTCCCGCCGTCCGACCGAACGACCAGCCGCGCCTCGACCCCGAGGTGCGCTACGTTTCCACCGCATCCAACCAGGGATAA
- the rpl4p gene encoding 50S ribosomal protein L4: MQATVRDLNGEDAGTVDLPEVFETAYRPDLIKRAVLAAQANRKQAYGADPYAGLRTPAESFGSGRGMAHVPRENGQGARVPQTVGGRKAHPPKAEKDQGKGINDKERKLAIRSAIAATTDAERVAERGHAFDSDLDLPLVVSDDFEDLVKTREVVDVLEALGVHADIERADEGRTIKAGQGKARGRKYREPSSILFVTSGEPSKAARNLAGADVTTAAEVNAEELAPGTHAGRLTVWTESAVAEVADR, translated from the coding sequence ATGCAAGCAACAGTACGCGATCTGAACGGCGAGGATGCGGGCACGGTGGACCTCCCCGAGGTCTTCGAGACGGCCTACCGGCCGGACCTCATCAAGCGTGCCGTCCTGGCCGCCCAGGCGAACCGAAAGCAGGCGTACGGTGCCGACCCCTACGCCGGGCTGCGAACCCCGGCGGAGTCCTTCGGCAGCGGTCGCGGGATGGCCCACGTGCCCCGAGAGAACGGGCAGGGCGCCCGCGTCCCCCAGACCGTCGGCGGGCGCAAGGCGCACCCGCCGAAGGCCGAGAAGGACCAAGGGAAAGGAATCAACGACAAGGAGCGAAAACTCGCGATCCGGTCGGCCATCGCGGCGACGACCGACGCCGAGCGCGTGGCCGAGCGCGGGCACGCGTTCGATTCGGATCTCGACCTGCCGCTCGTCGTCAGCGACGACTTCGAGGATCTGGTCAAGACCCGTGAGGTCGTCGACGTCCTCGAAGCGCTCGGCGTCCACGCGGACATCGAGCGCGCCGACGAGGGACGGACGATCAAGGCCGGGCAGGGCAAGGCCCGCGGCCGGAAGTACCGCGAGCCGAGTTCGATCCTGTTCGTGACGAGCGGGGAGCCGTCGAAGGCGGCACGCAACCTCGCTGGCGCGGACGTGACGACGGCCGCGGAGGTCAACGCCGAGGAACTGGCGCCCGGCACGCACGCCGGCCGCCTGACCGTCTGGACCGAGAGCGCCGTCGCGGAGGTGGCCGACCGATGA
- a CDS encoding 50S ribosomal protein L23 — MSSIIEHPLVTEKAMDEMDFDNKLQFIVDIDATKPEITEAIESRYDVTITKVNTQITARGEKKAVVALSEDDDAQEIASRIGVF, encoded by the coding sequence ATGAGCTCGATCATCGAGCATCCGCTGGTGACCGAGAAGGCGATGGACGAGATGGACTTCGACAACAAGCTCCAGTTCATCGTCGACATCGACGCCACCAAGCCGGAGATCACGGAGGCCATCGAGTCCCGCTACGACGTGACGATCACGAAGGTGAACACACAGATCACCGCCCGCGGCGAAAAGAAGGCGGTCGTCGCCCTGTCGGAGGACGACGACGCACAGGAAATCGCCTCGCGAATCGGGGTGTTCTAA
- a CDS encoding 50S ribosomal protein L2, with translation MGRRIQGQRRGRGGPTFRAPSHRYKAELSHKKDEERDTISGEIVDIEHDPARSAPVAAVEFEDGDQRLVLAPEGVTVGETIQVGVSAEIKPGNTLPLAEIPEGVPVCNVESSPGDGGKFARASGTSAQLMTHDKRVAVVKLPSGQVKRLNPQCRATIGVVAGGGRTEKPFVKAGNKHHKMKARGTKWPRVRGVAMNAVDHPFGGGGRQHPGKPKSVSRNAPPGRKVGDIASKRTGRGGNK, from the coding sequence ATGGGACGACGCATTCAGGGCCAGCGGCGTGGTCGCGGTGGGCCGACCTTCCGTGCCCCCAGCCACCGCTACAAGGCCGAACTCAGTCACAAGAAGGACGAAGAGCGCGATACGATCAGTGGCGAAATCGTCGACATCGAACACGACCCCGCCCGCTCGGCGCCCGTCGCCGCGGTGGAGTTCGAGGACGGGGACCAGCGGCTGGTCCTCGCCCCCGAGGGCGTGACCGTCGGCGAGACGATCCAGGTCGGCGTCTCCGCCGAGATCAAGCCGGGCAACACGCTCCCGCTGGCCGAGATTCCGGAAGGGGTCCCGGTCTGTAACGTCGAGAGCAGCCCCGGCGACGGCGGCAAGTTCGCCCGCGCCTCGGGGACGAGCGCACAGCTCATGACCCACGACAAGCGCGTGGCGGTCGTGAAGCTGCCGAGCGGTCAGGTCAAGCGCCTCAACCCGCAGTGTCGCGCCACCATCGGCGTGGTCGCGGGTGGCGGCCGGACCGAAAAGCCGTTCGTCAAGGCCGGCAACAAACATCACAAGATGAAGGCACGCGGCACGAAGTGGCCGCGGGTCCGCGGGGTCGCCATGAACGCCGTCGACCACCCGTTCGGTGGCGGCGGCCGCCAGCACCCCGGCAAGCCCAAGTCCGTCTCACGGAACGCCCCGCCGGGACGGAAGGTGGGTGACATCGCCTCGAAACGAACCGGACGCGGAGGGAACAAATAA
- a CDS encoding 30S ribosomal protein S19 → MSSEYRTGREGEFTYRGHTLDELQSMSLDEVAELLPARMRRTITRGLSVEHEKLLDKARGAGEEETANDPIRTHLRDMPIVPEFVGLTFSVYNGQEFQRVEVEPEMIGHYLGEFQLTRTSVEHGQAGIGATRSSKFVPLK, encoded by the coding sequence ATGAGCTCCGAATACCGAACCGGCCGCGAGGGTGAGTTCACCTACCGCGGTCACACGCTCGACGAGCTGCAGTCCATGTCGCTCGACGAGGTTGCGGAACTGCTCCCCGCTCGAATGCGGCGAACCATCACCCGAGGGCTCTCGGTCGAACACGAGAAGCTGCTCGACAAAGCACGGGGGGCCGGCGAGGAGGAGACGGCGAACGACCCGATCCGCACGCACCTCCGTGACATGCCCATCGTGCCCGAGTTCGTGGGGCTGACCTTCTCGGTCTACAACGGCCAGGAGTTCCAGCGCGTCGAGGTCGAACCCGAGATGATCGGGCACTACCTCGGCGAGTTCCAGCTCACCCGAACCTCGGTCGAGCACGGCCAGGCCGGCATCGGCGCGACCCGGTCCTCGAAGTTCGTGCCACTCAAGTAA
- a CDS encoding 50S ribosomal protein L22 — translation MGINYSVEADPETTAKAMLRERPISIKHSKAIARAIKGMSVADAEAYLHDVIDEKQSVPFKQHNSGVGHRSDIDGWDAGRYPEKASEDFLKLIENARNNADEQGFEGEAMTIKHVAAHKVGERQGRKPRAFGRADPWNTTLCDVELIIEEDEE, via the coding sequence ATGGGAATCAACTACAGCGTCGAGGCCGACCCGGAGACGACCGCCAAGGCGATGCTCCGAGAGCGGCCCATCAGCATCAAGCACAGCAAGGCCATCGCCCGCGCGATCAAGGGTATGAGCGTCGCCGACGCCGAGGCGTACCTGCACGACGTGATCGACGAGAAGCAGTCGGTCCCGTTCAAACAGCACAACTCCGGGGTCGGTCACCGGAGCGACATCGACGGCTGGGACGCGGGTCGCTACCCCGAGAAGGCCAGCGAGGACTTCCTGAAGCTCATCGAGAACGCCCGCAACAACGCGGACGAACAGGGCTTCGAGGGCGAGGCCATGACGATCAAACACGTCGCCGCTCACAAGGTCGGCGAACGACAGGGCCGGAAACCCCGCGCGTTCGGTCGCGCGGACCCGTGGAACACCACGCTCTGTGACGTCGAACTCATCATCGAGGAGGACGAGGAATAA
- a CDS encoding 30S ribosomal protein S3 has translation MADEHQFIENGLQRSQIDEFFADELGRAGYGGMDVAKTPMGTQIVLKAEKPGMVIGKGGKNIRKVTTELEERFDLDDPQIDVQEVDEPDLNARIVADRLANALERGWYFRKAGHTTIDRIMEAGALGAEIVLSGKVTGARSRVEKFNRGYIKHNGEPAESIVDEGQGVAVMKLGTIGVTVKIIPPGAELPDDFEIAEDADVEPVEQAAETGGGVEELLEEEPEEIPDVGEGEEVDVPTETPEDIEESLDEEIVEEVVEEELPDEEDEDEDEAEADEAADDSDDLDEDVDEETMDEAADLVEEMEADDDEDEEEDA, from the coding sequence ATGGCTGACGAACACCAGTTCATCGAGAACGGCCTGCAGCGCTCACAGATCGACGAATTCTTCGCGGACGAACTCGGCCGCGCCGGCTACGGCGGCATGGACGTCGCCAAGACCCCGATGGGGACCCAGATCGTCCTCAAGGCCGAGAAGCCCGGCATGGTCATCGGCAAGGGTGGGAAGAACATCCGCAAGGTGACCACCGAACTCGAGGAGCGCTTCGACCTCGACGACCCCCAGATCGACGTACAGGAGGTCGACGAACCCGACCTCAACGCCCGCATCGTCGCGGACCGACTGGCCAACGCCCTCGAGCGTGGCTGGTACTTCCGCAAGGCGGGCCACACGACCATCGACCGGATCATGGAGGCCGGCGCGCTGGGCGCCGAGATCGTCCTGTCCGGGAAGGTCACCGGCGCCCGGTCGCGTGTCGAGAAGTTCAACCGGGGCTACATCAAGCACAACGGCGAACCCGCCGAGTCCATCGTGGACGAGGGGCAGGGCGTCGCCGTGATGAAGCTCGGCACCATCGGCGTGACGGTGAAGATCATCCCGCCGGGCGCCGAACTCCCGGACGACTTCGAGATCGCCGAGGACGCCGACGTCGAACCCGTCGAGCAGGCGGCCGAAACCGGCGGCGGCGTCGAGGAACTCCTCGAGGAGGAACCGGAGGAGATCCCGGACGTCGGCGAGGGCGAGGAGGTCGACGTGCCGACCGAGACGCCCGAAGACATCGAGGAGAGCCTCGACGAGGAGATCGTCGAGGAAGTCGTCGAAGAGGAACTCCCGGATGAGGAAGACGAGGACGAGGACGAAGCCGAGGCCGACGAGGCCGCGGACGACTCCGACGACCTCGACGAGGACGTCGACGAGGAGACGATGGACGAGGCGGCCGATCTCGTCGAAGAGATGGAAGCCGACGACGACGAAGACGAGGAGGAGGACGCATAA
- the rpmC gene encoding 50S ribosomal protein L29: MAILHVAEIRDMTPAEREAELEDLETELLNAKAVQAAGGMPEDPSRIGELKKTIARIKTIQREEGDI; this comes from the coding sequence ATGGCGATCCTGCACGTCGCGGAGATTCGCGACATGACGCCCGCCGAACGGGAGGCGGAACTCGAGGACCTCGAGACGGAACTGCTGAACGCCAAGGCCGTCCAGGCCGCCGGCGGGATGCCCGAGGACCCCTCGCGCATCGGCGAACTGAAAAAGACCATCGCGCGGATCAAGACGATCCAGCGCGAAGAGGGCGACATCTGA
- a CDS encoding ribonuclease P protein component 1, whose product MALTPETLTRHELVGLHVRVVESTNPDAVGISGRVVGETMGTLSVEGDRVWQLPKQGTTFEFALPRPRTDEAADAAKASGTTSELPSETASRTGQSNGCEDVAYVTVDGARLLSRPALRTEKAGVSTWR is encoded by the coding sequence ATGGCGCTCACACCCGAGACCCTGACCCGACACGAACTCGTCGGCCTGCACGTGCGGGTCGTCGAGTCCACGAATCCCGACGCCGTCGGGATTAGCGGCCGCGTCGTCGGCGAGACGATGGGGACGCTCTCGGTGGAAGGGGATCGGGTGTGGCAGCTCCCCAAACAGGGGACGACATTCGAATTCGCTCTCCCGCGGCCGCGCACAGATGAAGCCGCCGACGCCGCGAAGGCGTCGGGGACCACGTCCGAACTTCCGTCGGAAACTGCCAGCCGAACTGGTCAGTCTAACGGTTGCGAGGACGTGGCCTACGTTACGGTGGATGGCGCACGACTGCTCTCACGACCCGCCTTGCGAACCGAGAAGGCAGGTGTATCCACATGGCGATAG
- a CDS encoding 30S ribosomal protein S17: protein MAIGLNVTEPEEACSDQHCPFHGSLSVRGQTLEGTVASTAMEKTVVVEREYDVRVPKYDRYMKRRSRIPAHAPPCLGLEEGDTVRIAETRPLSKTKSHVVVEKLGGDE, encoded by the coding sequence ATGGCGATAGGACTGAACGTAACAGAACCGGAGGAAGCCTGTTCCGACCAGCACTGTCCGTTCCACGGCTCGTTGTCCGTGCGCGGGCAGACGCTGGAAGGCACGGTGGCCTCCACAGCAATGGAAAAGACGGTCGTCGTCGAACGCGAGTACGACGTTCGCGTTCCGAAGTACGACCGATACATGAAACGCCGGAGTCGCATCCCGGCCCACGCACCCCCGTGTCTGGGCCTCGAGGAAGGCGACACGGTCCGCATCGCGGAGACCCGGCCCCTCTCGAAGACCAAATCACACGTGGTCGTCGAGAAACTGGGAGGTGACGAGTGA
- a CDS encoding 50S ribosomal protein L14, which yields MEALKADVTRGLAKGSLINCADNTGARQLKVISVAGYSGTKNRHPKAGIGDKVTVSVTKGTPEMRRQVLEAVVVRQRKPIRRPSGTRVKFEDNAAVVIDDMEEPRGTEIKGPVAREVAERFGSIASTATMIV from the coding sequence ATGGAGGCGCTGAAAGCCGACGTCACCCGTGGTCTCGCCAAGGGCTCGCTGATCAACTGCGCCGACAACACGGGCGCACGGCAGCTGAAGGTCATCAGCGTCGCGGGCTACTCCGGAACCAAGAATCGACACCCCAAAGCGGGCATCGGTGACAAGGTGACCGTCTCGGTCACCAAGGGCACGCCGGAGATGCGACGACAGGTCCTCGAGGCCGTCGTCGTCCGCCAGCGCAAGCCCATCCGCCGACCCAGCGGCACGCGCGTGAAATTCGAGGACAACGCCGCCGTCGTCATCGACGACATGGAAGAGCCTCGCGGGACCGAGATCAAGGGTCCCGTCGCACGCGAAGTCGCCGAACGCTTCGGGAGCATCGCATCGACGGCAACGATGATCGTATGA
- the rplX gene encoding 50S ribosomal protein L24: MTRQPRKQRTQTRNAPLHERHDQVRSTLADDLREQYGQRSVRVNAGDTVEVLRGDHAGEEAEVIAVDLADEVVHVEGVTVEKADGEEVPRPLDASNLRVTDLDLEDDRRRARLEEDSE; encoded by the coding sequence ATGACTCGACAGCCACGCAAACAGCGCACGCAGACACGGAACGCGCCCCTGCACGAGCGACACGACCAGGTCCGATCCACGCTCGCGGACGACCTCCGCGAGCAGTACGGCCAGCGGTCGGTTCGCGTCAACGCGGGCGACACCGTCGAGGTGCTCCGTGGCGACCACGCCGGCGAGGAAGCCGAAGTGATCGCCGTGGACCTCGCGGACGAAGTCGTCCACGTCGAGGGTGTGACCGTCGAGAAGGCCGACGGCGAAGAGGTGCCCCGGCCGCTCGACGCGAGCAACCTTCGCGTGACCGATCTCGACCTGGAGGACGACCGCCGACGGGCGCGACTGGAGGAGGATAGCGAATGA
- a CDS encoding 30S ribosomal protein S4e, with protein sequence MTRHQKRLSVPKSWPVERKTATWTVKAGAGPHGEAGVPLLIVLRDVLGYVDSRKEANYALNQGGVLVNGDVPSSVERPIGMFDILAFGDRDEFYRVFPDEGGRLALTPIDADAAGSRLGKIVRKTQVTGGDVQLTLHDGANVRVDADSEYATGDSLVIDNEDKEIVAHFVYEEGALVTAVAGSHAGEIGEIEEITVTPGSGDNVVTVSQDDGGFETVEDYVVVIDENFTEDDSEEADE encoded by the coding sequence ATGACGCGACATCAGAAACGACTCTCGGTCCCGAAGTCCTGGCCGGTCGAACGGAAGACCGCGACGTGGACGGTCAAGGCCGGTGCCGGCCCGCACGGCGAGGCAGGGGTCCCCCTGCTGATCGTCCTGCGGGACGTGCTCGGCTACGTCGACTCGCGGAAGGAAGCCAACTACGCCCTGAACCAGGGCGGCGTGCTCGTCAACGGGGACGTCCCGTCGAGCGTCGAACGCCCCATCGGGATGTTCGACATCCTCGCCTTCGGCGACCGCGACGAGTTCTACCGCGTGTTCCCGGACGAGGGCGGTCGACTCGCGCTGACCCCCATCGACGCCGACGCGGCCGGAAGCCGCCTCGGCAAGATCGTCCGCAAGACGCAGGTCACCGGCGGCGACGTCCAGCTCACGCTCCACGACGGCGCGAACGTTCGCGTCGACGCGGACAGTGAGTACGCCACCGGCGACTCGCTCGTGATCGACAACGAGGACAAGGAGATCGTCGCCCACTTCGTCTACGAGGAGGGCGCGCTCGTGACCGCCGTCGCCGGCAGCCACGCCGGCGAAATCGGCGAAATCGAGGAGATCACGGTCACGCCGGGCAGCGGTGACAACGTCGTCACCGTGTCCCAGGACGACGGCGGCTTCGAGACGGTCGAAGACTACGTCGTCGTGATCGACGAGAACTTCACCGAGGACGACTCGGAGGAGGCTGACGAATGA
- a CDS encoding 50S ribosomal protein L5 — translation MSESDTAEFHEMREPRIEKVVVHMGVGEGGRELADAEEILEDVTGQQSVRTSAKRTVQEFNIREGDPIGAKVTLRGADAADFLDTALPLVDLSASQFDETGNFSFGVEEHTAFPSQEYDPNVGIYGLDVTVNLVRPGYRVAKRDKVSRSIPSAHRLDADDAVAFIEANFDVEVTQ, via the coding sequence ATGAGCGAGAGCGACACCGCCGAGTTCCACGAGATGCGCGAGCCGCGGATCGAGAAGGTCGTCGTCCACATGGGCGTCGGCGAAGGCGGCCGCGAACTCGCGGACGCCGAGGAGATCCTCGAGGACGTCACCGGCCAGCAGAGCGTGCGAACGAGCGCGAAGCGGACGGTCCAGGAGTTCAACATCCGCGAGGGCGACCCCATCGGTGCGAAGGTGACCCTCCGCGGTGCGGACGCCGCGGACTTCCTCGACACCGCGCTCCCGCTGGTCGACCTCTCGGCGTCGCAGTTCGACGAGACCGGCAACTTCAGCTTCGGCGTCGAGGAACACACCGCGTTCCCGAGTCAGGAGTACGATCCGAACGTCGGCATCTACGGGCTCGACGTGACGGTCAACCTGGTTCGACCGGGCTACCGTGTCGCCAAGCGCGACAAGGTGTCGCGGTCGATCCCGTCGGCCCACCGACTCGACGCCGACGACGCGGTCGCCTTCATCGAGGCCAACTTCGACGTGGAGGTCACGCAATGA